A single window of Nicotiana sylvestris chromosome 5, ASM39365v2, whole genome shotgun sequence DNA harbors:
- the LOC104210403 gene encoding calcium-dependent protein kinase 1-like, translating to MGNTCVGPSISKNGIFQSVSAAMWRSRSPDDTASTTNGESARIETPISVKEPDSPLPVQEPPEQMTMPKSEKKEEEKEQPKKPKKPAEMKRVSSAGLRTDSVLQKKTGNLKEFFSIGKKLGQGQFGTTFKCVEKATGKEYACKSIAKRKLLTDDDVEDVRREVQIMHHLAGHPHVISIKGAYEDAVAVHVVMEFCAGGELFDRIIQRGHYTERKAAELTRTIVGVVEACHSLGVMHRDLKPENFLFVDQKEDSLLKAIDFGLSIFFKPGDRFTDVVGSPYYVAPEVLRKRYGPEADVWSAGVIIYILLSGVPPFWAENEQGIFEQVLHGDLDFTSDPWPSISEDAKDLMRRMLVRDPRRRLTAHEVLCHPWVQVDGVAPDKPLDSAVLSRMKQFSAMNKLKKMALRVIAESLSEEEIAGLKEMFKMIDTDNSGQITFEELKDGLKRFGSNLKESEIYDLMQAADVDNSGTIDYGEFIAATLHMNKIERQDHLFAAFCYFDKDGSGYITADELQQACEEFGIGDVRMEEMIREADQDNDGRIDYNEFVAMMQKGNPVLGGGKKGLEHSFSIGFREAVKL from the exons ATGGGGAACACTTGTGTAGGACCAAGCATTTCTAAAAATGGGATCTTTCAATCAGTTTCAGCAGCAATGTGGCGATCCCGGTCGCCCGATGACACTGCTTCCACCACTAATGGTGAAAGTGCTAGAATTGAAACACCAATTTCTGTTAAAGAACCTGATTCACCTTTGCCAGTTCAAGAGCCACCAGAACAAATGACAATGCCTAagtcagaaaagaaagaagaagaaaaagaacaaccaAAAAAGCCCAAAAAGCCTGCTGAAATGAAGAGGGTGTCAAGTGCTGGCCTTAGGACAGATTCTGTGTtacaaaagaaaactggaaacTTAAAGGAGTTTTTCAGTATAGGAAAGAAATTAGGACAAGGTCAATTTGGAACTACATTTAAATGTGTCGAAAAGGCAACAGGGAAGGAATATGCTTGCAAATCGATTGCTAAGAGGAAGTTGTTAACAGATGATGATGTGGAAGATGTTAGAAGGGAAGTACAGATAATGCACCATTTGGCAGGACATCCTCATGTTATATCGATAAAAGGTGCTTATGAGGATGCTGTAGCTGTTCATGTAGTTATGGAGTTTTGTGCTGGGGGTGAGCTTTTCGATAGGATTATTCAACGGGGGCACTATACAGAAAGAAAAGCAGCTGAGCTTACTAGGACTATTGTTGGAGTTGTAGAAGCTTGTCATTCTCTTGGTGTCATGCATCGTGATCTTAAGCCTGAAAATTTTCTCTTTGTTGATCAGAAGGAGGATTCACTTCTCAAAGCAATTGACTTTGGGTTATCGATATTCTTCAAACCAG gCGACAGATTTACTGATGTTGTTGGCAGTCCATATTATGTTGCACCAGAAGTTCTCCGAAAACGTTATGGTCCTGAAGCTGATGTTTGGAGTGCTGGTGTAATTATCTACATCTTATTAAGTGGAGTACCTCCTTTCTGGGCTG AAAATGAGCAAGGAATATTTGAACAAGTCCTGCACGGTGATCTTGACTTCACGTCAGACCCATGGCCAAGTATTTCAGAAGATGCAAAAGACTTGATGAGGAGAATGCTCGTTCGAGATCCGAGAAGACGTTTAACTGCACATGAAGTTTTAT GCCATCCTTGGGTACAAGTTGATGGTGTGGCTCCCGATAAGCCTCTGGATTCTGCAGTTCTGAGTAGAATGAAGCAATTTTCTGCAATGAACAAGCTCAAGAAAATGGCTTTGAGA GTCATTGCTGAAAGCCTATCCGAAGAAGAAATTGCTGGTCTTAAAGAAATGTTCAAGATGATAGACACAGACAATAGCGGTCAAATAACTTTTGAGGAGCTCAAAGATGGGTTAAAACGATTTGGCTCTAATCTGAAGGAGTCCGAGATCTATGATCTTATGCAGGCA GCTGACGTTGATAACAGTGGAACAATTGATTATGGTGAATTTATAGCTGCAACATTACATATGAACAAAATTGAAAGACAAGATCATCTTTTTGCTGCTTTCTGTTACTTCGATAAAGATGGAAGTGGCTACATCACTGCGGATGAGCTTCAACAAGCTTGTGAAGAATTTGGCATTGGGGATGTCCGCATGGAAGAAATGATCAGAGAAGCTGACCAAGACAAT GACGGGCGCATTGACTACAATGAGTTTGTTGCTATGATGCAAAAGGGAAATCCAGTGCTAGGTGGTGGCAAGAAAGGTCTAGAGCATAGTTTCAGCATTGGATTCAGAGAAGCAGTAAAACTATAG